A stretch of DNA from Yoonia sp. BS5-3:
CGCGATATCGTCCCGCAGGAAGAGGCCGCATCGCGGATCGGCTATGTCACGATGGGCATGGCGCTGGTGCCTATGGTCGGGCCGATGATCGGCGGGGCGCTGGACCAGATGTTTGGCTGGCACGCGACTTTTGTCTTTCTGGCCATCGCTGGGGCCGGCACATTTGCGCTATGCTATTTTGACCTTGGCGAAACGGTGGCAGAGGGCGGGCTGAGCTTTCGCGAACAGGCCAAGGGCTATCCTGAATTGTTCCGCTCACCCCGGTTCTGGGGTTATGTGGCCTGCGCCGCTTTCAGCTCTGGCGCGTTTTTTGCGCTGCTGGGCGGGGCGTCTTTTGTTGGCGATACGCTGTTCGGACTATCCCCGATGTGGAACGGGGTGGCCTTAGGCGCACCAGCGATTGGTTATGCGCTGGGGAACTACCTGTCGGGGCGGTTTTCGGTGCGACTAGGGATCAATGCGATGGCCCTGATCGGGACCGGCGTGACGATCCTGGGGCTTGGCACATCGGCCCTTCTGACCATCAGCGGGCTGGATCATCCGCTGAATTTCTTTGGCTTTTGCACGATGCTGGGCCTTGGAAACGGGATGACTTTGCCCAATGTGATGGCCGGGTCGATTTCGGTCAGGCCGCATCTGGCGGGCACGGCCAGCGGGCTTGGCGGGGCCATCATGATCGCAGGCGGCGCCGCGCTGTCGCAATTTGCCGGCGGTATGCTGACCCAAGAAACCGGCACCCTGCCCTTGCAGCTTTTGATGCTTGGCGTGTCCGTTCTGGCGATGCTGTCGGTGATTTTTGTGATCTGGCGGGAAAAGCGGCTGGCTTGACGCAGAGTTTGCAGTTGCTAAACCTGTCTAGCAAAACTGCAAAGAGACCCCATGGCCACACAGAAACTTTATGCCGGTGCGAAACTGCGTGAATTGCGCGGACGTCTGTCGCTGACGCAAAAGGACTTCGCCACCAAGCTGGGCGTCTCGCTACCCTATCTGAACCAGATGGAAAACAACAACCGGCCGGTTTCCACTGCTGTCGTTCTGGGGCTTGCGCAGGAATTCGGTTTTGACGTGACCGAGCTGCAATCAGGGGACGAGGCCCGCCTTGTCAGCGACATGCGCGAGGCCCTTGCCGACCCGGTTTTTGCAAACGCCGCCCCGCCTTTGGCCGATTTGCGGCTAGCCGCTGCAAACGCACCCAGCTTGGCGCGCGCCTTTTTGGATCTGCATACGGCCTACCGGCAAACCCATGAACGGCTCGCCTCATTGGATGAGGCATTGGGCCGCGAAGATGCGCGTCTACAGCCCAGCCCCTGGGAAGAAGTGCGCGATTTCTTTCATTATTGCGACAATTATATCGATGCCGTTGACCGCAGCGCCGAGCGTTTTGCCAGCCAGCGTCGCCCGGGCGAAACCATGGCAGAAGCTGCCATCCGCACCTTGGGCCAGCGGCAAATCACCGTCAATTTCGCCGATTGCAGCGCGATCCGGCATTATGATCCGGCCAGTAAGACCCTGACCCTGTCACAGCGCAGCACGCCTGCCACGCAGAGCTTTCAACTGCTTCTCCAGGTGGCATTGATCGATCAACACGCGCTGCTTGAGGCAACACTTGATCTTGCGCGTTTTCAATCGGACGAGGCGCGCGGCATCGCAAAGGTTGGATTGGCAAACTATTTCGCGGGTGCCGCCCTGATGCCCTATCAGACCTTCCTTGATGCCGCCCAAAGCACCCGGCATGATCTTGAAATCCTTGCGGCCCGCTTTGGCACATCGCTTGAGCAAGTGGCGCACAGGCTTTCCACGATGCAAAGACCCGGTGCAAAGGGTGTGCCCTTTTTCTTTGTGCGCGTGGATCAGGCAGGCACGATCACCAAACGCCACTCCGCCACAACACTGCAATTTGCCCGCTATGGCGGGGCCTGCCCGCTGTGGAATGTGCATCAGGCCTTTGAACTGCCCGGGCAATTCCTGCGCCAGCTAGCGGAAACTCCTGATGGGGTGCGTTATTTCTGCCTTGCACGGGATGTCAGCAAATCAGGGGGCGGATATAATACGCCCACACGGCGCTATGCGATTGGGCTGGGCTGCGAGGTGAAACATGCAGGCAGTCTGGTCTATGCCGACCACATGCATGTCAATGACACGGACGCCTTCGCGCCAATCGGGATTTCCTGCCGGATTTGCGAAAGACGGGGCTGCCATCAACGCGCTGTCCCCCCGCTTGAGCGGCAATTGCGCGTCGATCCGAACCGGCGCGGCACGCTGCCCTATCAACTGGATTAAGCCCGCTATCCGCCGCGGGCCGCACGCCAACCGGCGGCTTCGGCCTCATGCGCGGTACAAAACCACCGCTCGCCCCGGCCCGTATTGATCGCGGTACGCTGATACACCGCACTGCCCGGCAGGTGATAGATATGACCATTGTCCGAAATATTGCCCTTGATGGTGCAATTGGGATCGGGGGCAGTGGGACCTGCCGCTTGGGCCTGCCGATAGGCGGCCGCTCTTTCAACCTCGAGCGACCATAATCCGCGCGCATGCACAGCGGCGGCTTTTTCATCCAATGCGTAGCGATCCGAATAACGCAGATAGGCCCAGGCCCATCCGGCATTGACGATCTCGGCGCCCATATCGACGCCGCCCACATGACAGATCGCCACAACCCGGTCATAGCGGTCGACGTCTTGCTGTGTACACACCGCCCAGGCATTTTCAAACTGATCGCGGACCTGATCGCGCGCCCAGCGCCCGCAATCCCAGACCGCCCCATCAGCATCGCATGGCTGGCCAATCTCTGGCGCATCGATCCCAAAAAGACGGACGCGCGTGCCGCCAATGTCAAATGTATCAGCGTCGATGACACGCACAGCGCCCTCCGGCGCAGCCGGTGCGACGGTGGCAAAACAGATCAGAAAAAGGGCATAGAGAAGTCGGAACATCCCCCGACCTAGTCGCCCCGACCGGCCCCAATCAAGCGAAAGCGTTCATCATTCTTAACAAAACACTAACGCTGTGATGTTTCCCACGCAGGATTGATCCAAGGCGCATCATTGGCAGGCGGCAACGGATGCCGCTGCAGCACATGATCGGCCACCTTTTCGCCCACCATGATCGAGGGCGCGTTCAGATTGCCATTGGTGATACGCGGAAAGACCGAACTGTCGGCAACACGCAGCCCATCAACGCCAATCACCCGCGCCTGAGGGTCAACAACAGCCATCGGATCATCCGCGCGCCCCATTTTACAGGTGCCGCATGGGTGATAAGCGCTTTCGACATGCTGCCGGATGAACGCGTCAAGCGCCTCATCGCTTTGCGCCGCATCGCCCGGCTGGATTTCATGACCCCGATAAGGATCAAAGGCAGGCTGGGCAAAAATTTCGCGTGTCAGCCGGATACAGGTGCGAAAATCGGCCCAATCCTGCGGGTCGGACATATAATTAAACTGGATCCGAGGCGGCGCATTTGGATCAGCCGCGCGCAGCGTGACCTGCCCCCGCGAGGCGGATCGCATGGGACCGACATGGGCCTGAAACCCGTGTCCTTCAGGGGCCACCTTGCCATCATAACTGACGGCGATGGGCAGAAAATGGAACTGGATATCGGGGTAGTCGACCCCGGAACGCGACCGGATGAAACCTGCGCTTTCAAACTGGTTTGAACTGCCCAGACCCGTTTTCCAAAGCAGCCATTCGGCCCCAATCCGGGCCTTGCCGCGTAGGTTCCAATAGGAAAACAGGGTGACGGGCTTGGTCGCTGCCTGCTGGATGTAAAGCTCTAGATGGTCTTGCAGGTTCTGACCAACGCCCGGGCGATCCGAAATCACGTCGATCCCATGTTCGGCCAGATGGGCAGCAGGACCGATGCCAGACAGCATCAGCAGCTTTGGCGAATTGAGCGAGGATGCAGCGACGATCACCTCGGTATTTGCGCCGATAATCTCGGTCTTGCCGCCGCGGCTGATCTCAACCCCGGTGGCGCGGCCATCCTCGATGATCACCCGGCGCGCAAAGGCGCGGATCAGATTGCAATTGGGCCGTCGCAAGGCCGGACGCAGATAGGCGCTGGCCGCTGACCAACGCCGCCCTTTGTAGATTGTCGCATCAAAAGGGCCGAAGCCTTCTTGCTGTTCGCCGTTGTAATCACCGGTGATCGGATAGCCCGCTTCGGCGCCTGCGGCGACAAAGGCACGGGTCAGCGGGTTGGTGCGCGGGCCGCGCGTGACATGCAGCGGGCCGTCATTGCCGCGCCAATCAGGGTTGCCG
This window harbors:
- a CDS encoding multidrug effflux MFS transporter — encoded protein: MNDLPAIRFLDRTTPPHIFTLILITGMSALNMSIFLPSLAGMTSYFNTEYAIMQIALSGYLAATAVLQIFIGPISDRYGRRILVLSALAVFVAATLGTLIATNVETFLFFRIMQAAVATSMALSRAIVRDIVPQEEAASRIGYVTMGMALVPMVGPMIGGALDQMFGWHATFVFLAIAGAGTFALCYFDLGETVAEGGLSFREQAKGYPELFRSPRFWGYVACAAFSSGAFFALLGGASFVGDTLFGLSPMWNGVALGAPAIGYALGNYLSGRFSVRLGINAMALIGTGVTILGLGTSALLTISGLDHPLNFFGFCTMLGLGNGMTLPNVMAGSISVRPHLAGTASGLGGAIMIAGGAALSQFAGGMLTQETGTLPLQLLMLGVSVLAMLSVIFVIWREKRLA
- a CDS encoding short-chain fatty acyl-CoA regulator family protein — protein: MATQKLYAGAKLRELRGRLSLTQKDFATKLGVSLPYLNQMENNNRPVSTAVVLGLAQEFGFDVTELQSGDEARLVSDMREALADPVFANAAPPLADLRLAAANAPSLARAFLDLHTAYRQTHERLASLDEALGREDARLQPSPWEEVRDFFHYCDNYIDAVDRSAERFASQRRPGETMAEAAIRTLGQRQITVNFADCSAIRHYDPASKTLTLSQRSTPATQSFQLLLQVALIDQHALLEATLDLARFQSDEARGIAKVGLANYFAGAALMPYQTFLDAAQSTRHDLEILAARFGTSLEQVAHRLSTMQRPGAKGVPFFFVRVDQAGTITKRHSATTLQFARYGGACPLWNVHQAFELPGQFLRQLAETPDGVRYFCLARDVSKSGGGYNTPTRRYAIGLGCEVKHAGSLVYADHMHVNDTDAFAPIGISCRICERRGCHQRAVPPLERQLRVDPNRRGTLPYQLD
- a CDS encoding thermonuclease family protein, with the translated sequence MFRLLYALFLICFATVAPAAPEGAVRVIDADTFDIGGTRVRLFGIDAPEIGQPCDADGAVWDCGRWARDQVRDQFENAWAVCTQQDVDRYDRVVAICHVGGVDMGAEIVNAGWAWAYLRYSDRYALDEKAAAVHARGLWSLEVERAAAYRQAQAAGPTAPDPNCTIKGNISDNGHIYHLPGSAVYQRTAINTGRGERWFCTAHEAEAAGWRAARGG
- the betA gene encoding choline dehydrogenase yields the protein MRADYVIIGAGSAGCAMAYRLAEAGKQVLVIEYGGSDRGPFIQMPAALSYPMNMKRYDWGLKTEPEPHLDGRQLVTPRGKVIGGSSSINGMIYVRGHARDFDHWAEMGAQGWSYADVLPYFKRMEHWHDGGHGGNPDWRGNDGPLHVTRGPRTNPLTRAFVAAGAEAGYPITGDYNGEQQEGFGPFDATIYKGRRWSAASAYLRPALRRPNCNLIRAFARRVIIEDGRATGVEISRGGKTEIIGANTEVIVAASSLNSPKLLMLSGIGPAAHLAEHGIDVISDRPGVGQNLQDHLELYIQQAATKPVTLFSYWNLRGKARIGAEWLLWKTGLGSSNQFESAGFIRSRSGVDYPDIQFHFLPIAVSYDGKVAPEGHGFQAHVGPMRSASRGQVTLRAADPNAPPRIQFNYMSDPQDWADFRTCIRLTREIFAQPAFDPYRGHEIQPGDAAQSDEALDAFIRQHVESAYHPCGTCKMGRADDPMAVVDPQARVIGVDGLRVADSSVFPRITNGNLNAPSIMVGEKVADHVLQRHPLPPANDAPWINPAWETSQR